One Deinococcus psychrotolerans genomic window, CCCATTCGGTGAACCGACCCGCAAACCGCTGAGCGCTCCCTACATCGTGCAGAGGCTCGCTGAGCTGGGCGCTTACGGCGTCAACCTCCACGATAACGATCTGGTGCCGATCGACGCCAGCGCCGCTGAGCGTGACCGTCTCGTCTCGGACTTTAAGGCGGCCCTTAACGATCACGGTCTCAAGGTGCCGATGGCGACCACCAACCTGTTTACCGATCCAGCGTTCAAAGATGGGGCCTTTACCTCTGCCGACGCCCGCGTCCGGGCTTACGCGCTGCAAAAAACCATGCTGAGCATGGATCTGGGCCACGAACTCGGCGCAGACGTCTACGATTTCTGGGGCGGGCGTGAGGGCACCGAGGTGGACGCGGGCGGCAAACTGCTCGATTCGCTGGCCTGGTTCCGCGACAGCCTCAACTTTCTGGCCGACTACAGCGAGTCGCAGGGCTACAACTACAAATTCGTACTCGAACCCAAGCCCAACGAGCCGCGCGGCGATATTTTCTTTCCGACGGCGGGCAGCATGCTCGGCTTTATCGCCACGCTGGACAAACCAGACCGCTTCGGAGTCAACCCAGAATTCGCCCACGACACCATGGCGGGTCTGAATTTTGCGCACGCGGTGGCGCAGGTGATCGACGCAGGCAAGCTGTTTCACATTGACCTCAACGATCAGAAAATGGGCCGCTTCGACCAGGATCTGCGTTTCGGGGCCGAGAACATCAAGACGGCCTTCTTTTTGGTCAAACTGCTGGAAGACACGCACTACAGCGGCATGAAGCACTTTGACGCCCACGCCCTGAGAACCGAGGATGAAGCGGGCGTGTGGGCGTTTGCCAAGGGCTGTATGCGAACCTACCTGATGCTGAAGGAAAAAGCACGCCAATTTAACGACGACAGCGAGATTCAAGCGGCGCTGAGCGCCTACCGGGTGGAGGACAGCGAACTGGAGGCGCTGAGCAAGAAGTTCAGCCCCGAGAACGCGCAAGCGCTCAAGAGCCGCACCTTTGACCGCTCAGCACTGGGCACACGCGGCCCCGGCCTGGAGCACCTCGATCAGCTCACCATCGATCTGATTCTGGGAATGCGTTGACGCCGGACGGTGTGGACGTGGTGCTGGGCCTAGACCTCGGCACCAGCGGCGTGAAGGTGGTGGCGCTGAGTGCGGCGGGCGAGGTAATGGCGCAGGCCCTCAGGCCTTATCCGCTGCTGACCCCCCAAGCCGGCTGGACGGAGCAGCGACCCAGAGACTGGACGGCGGCAACCTTGGAAGCGCTGGGCGACGTGAGCGATCAGCTTAAGGGGGCGGGCCACACGCCCTTGGCCTTGGGCCTCAGCGGACAGATGCACGGCGCGGTCTTTTTGGACGCTGAGGGCGACGTGATTCGCCCCGCGCCGCTGTGGAATGACCAGCGCACCGGGGCGGCGGTGGCCGAGATCGAAGCTGCCATTCCCCGCGCCGAACTGATTGCCCGCACCGGCAACAGGGCCGTGAGCGGCTTTCAGCTTCCCAAACTGCTGTGGCTGCGCTCCGCCGAACCGCAAAACTTTGCCCGCGTGCGCCGGGTGCTGCTGCCCAAAGATTACCTCGGCTTTCTGCTGACCGGACAGGCCCGCACCGAGCCGTCCGACGCTTCGGGCATTGGGGCGCTGAATCTGACGACCAAAACTTGGGATAAAGACGTGCTGAACGCTCTTAAGCTGGACGCCGATCTGTTTCCCGAGGTGGTGGAATCGTGGGCAGTGGTCGGCCAGCTTTTGCCGGAGATGGCCAGCGCAACCGGCCTTCCGGCGGGCCTACCCATCATCGCGGGCGGCGGCGACAACGCGGCGGCGGGCGTGGCGCTGGGACTGTCCAGCGGGCGGCCGGAACTCGGCAGCGTCAGCCTCGGCACCAGCGGGGTGCTGTTCGCGCCTCTCGCTGAGCCGACGCCCGACCCTTTGGGGCGCGTGCATTTGTTTGCCCATGCCGACGGCGGCTACAACCTGCTGGGTGTGACCCTCAGCGCGGCGGGAGCGCTGCAATGGTTCCGCGACAAGCTGGCCCCCGAGACGCCCTTCCAAACCCTGCTGGACGAAGCCGCCGGAATTCAGTCTGCCGAGGGCGTCACCTTTTTGCCGTTTTTGTCGGGCGAGCGCAGCCCCCACATGAATCCCGATCTGCGGGCCAGTTTCAGCGGGCTGAGCTTGTCGCATGGCCGCCCGCAGATGGTCAGAGCGCTGCTGGAGGGCACCGCCTTCGCGCTGGCCGACACGTATGACGTGATGCGGCCACTGTCTGGCCTCACAACTTTGCTGGCTACCGGCGGCGGCGCTCGCAGCGCCTTTTGGCTGGGTCTGGTGGCGGGGGCGCTGGGGCTAGAGGTGCAGCAAACTGCTCGCGAACCCGGCGCTGCCGAGGGCGCGGCGGTGCTGGCCATGCCCGCTGCCGGACTGTACGGCTCGGTGCAGGCGGCCATGATGACGCTGGCTCCCAGCGGGCAAGCGGTGGCGGCAGTGGACGTTGCCGAGGGCCTAAGCGCTTACCAAGCGGCCCGCCAGCAAGCGGTGGGGGAGAGCATCTAGATTCCAACCATTTCGGCAGTTGTGGTTACCGCGCTACTAGAGCCTTTGAGAGGATGGCTGAGCAAGAAGCACGCTCAGCCATCCTCCATTTCAGCGACACACGCGGCTGAACGCACAACGTCAGGGCCGCTGCAAAGTCGTGTCCGGTTTCCAAACAGCTTAAGATCGTTGAGGCCAGTGGCGACAGATCGGCGGCAAAACCTTCCACCCTTGCCCCAGCGACCTTGACCTAAGTCATGGACAAGCAAAGCAAAGCTGATCAGATTGGAGGGGTGACCCACGTGATCACCAACCACCACTCATTTCCCAAAAGGTAAGGAGCCTCGATGAATGTTTTGGAAGCCGTCAATATCTTGCTGGTGGGCCTGTGGATGGGAATGTATTTGTTTACGACCTTCATTGTCAGTCCAGCATTTTCAGATTTTTTTCCAGACGCG contains:
- the xylA gene encoding xylose isomerase, producing MTEFTPTPADQFTFGLWTVGSIGRDPFGEPTRKPLSAPYIVQRLAELGAYGVNLHDNDLVPIDASAAERDRLVSDFKAALNDHGLKVPMATTNLFTDPAFKDGAFTSADARVRAYALQKTMLSMDLGHELGADVYDFWGGREGTEVDAGGKLLDSLAWFRDSLNFLADYSESQGYNYKFVLEPKPNEPRGDIFFPTAGSMLGFIATLDKPDRFGVNPEFAHDTMAGLNFAHAVAQVIDAGKLFHIDLNDQKMGRFDQDLRFGAENIKTAFFLVKLLEDTHYSGMKHFDAHALRTEDEAGVWAFAKGCMRTYLMLKEKARQFNDDSEIQAALSAYRVEDSELEALSKKFSPENAQALKSRTFDRSALGTRGPGLEHLDQLTIDLILGMR
- the xylB gene encoding xylulokinase: MTPDGVDVVLGLDLGTSGVKVVALSAAGEVMAQALRPYPLLTPQAGWTEQRPRDWTAATLEALGDVSDQLKGAGHTPLALGLSGQMHGAVFLDAEGDVIRPAPLWNDQRTGAAVAEIEAAIPRAELIARTGNRAVSGFQLPKLLWLRSAEPQNFARVRRVLLPKDYLGFLLTGQARTEPSDASGIGALNLTTKTWDKDVLNALKLDADLFPEVVESWAVVGQLLPEMASATGLPAGLPIIAGGGDNAAAGVALGLSSGRPELGSVSLGTSGVLFAPLAEPTPDPLGRVHLFAHADGGYNLLGVTLSAAGALQWFRDKLAPETPFQTLLDEAAGIQSAEGVTFLPFLSGERSPHMNPDLRASFSGLSLSHGRPQMVRALLEGTAFALADTYDVMRPLSGLTTLLATGGGARSAFWLGLVAGALGLEVQQTAREPGAAEGAAVLAMPAAGLYGSVQAAMMTLAPSGQAVAAVDVAEGLSAYQAARQQAVGESI